A DNA window from Streptomyces parvus contains the following coding sequences:
- a CDS encoding 2-hydroxyacid dehydrogenase codes for MEILAFGVQSDEKPLIERAFEGLHEVRCLDVFLNRDTAPIAAGYEIISTSVNADLSAPVLQTLAAGGTQMIAQRSTGFNNIDLDVAERLALRVARVSYYSPYSVAEFAWTLAMAVNRRIIRAAGRTRDFDFRLDGLLGRDMRGRTVGVLGTGKIGEAFTRIAHGFGMKLLGWDVVENPACVELGMEYVEKERLFAEADLISLHVPLLPATRHIIDEAALKAMKDDAILVNSSRGGLIDTAALVTEVRAGRFLGVGLDVYEAEAGLFFLDKSLEGIDDDTLARLVTFPNVIVTSHQAYYTEDAVGQIIDATVKNVTDYLARRTGENVLVPRA; via the coding sequence GTGGAAATCCTGGCCTTCGGAGTGCAGTCCGACGAGAAGCCCCTCATCGAGAGGGCATTCGAAGGGCTGCACGAGGTCCGCTGCCTGGACGTCTTCCTCAACCGGGACACCGCACCCATCGCGGCCGGCTACGAGATCATCTCCACGAGTGTCAACGCCGACCTGAGCGCCCCGGTGCTCCAGACGCTCGCCGCGGGCGGGACGCAGATGATCGCCCAGCGCTCCACCGGCTTCAACAACATCGACCTGGACGTCGCCGAGCGCCTCGCCCTGCGCGTCGCCCGGGTCTCGTACTACTCGCCGTATTCGGTCGCCGAGTTCGCCTGGACGCTCGCCATGGCGGTCAACCGGCGCATCATCCGGGCCGCGGGCCGCACCCGGGACTTCGACTTCCGCCTCGACGGGCTGCTCGGCCGGGACATGCGCGGCCGGACCGTGGGCGTGCTCGGCACGGGCAAGATCGGTGAGGCGTTCACCCGGATCGCCCACGGCTTCGGCATGAAGCTGCTCGGCTGGGACGTCGTCGAGAACCCGGCCTGCGTCGAGCTGGGCATGGAGTACGTGGAGAAGGAGCGGCTGTTCGCCGAGGCCGACCTGATCAGCCTGCACGTGCCGCTGCTGCCCGCCACCCGGCACATCATCGACGAGGCCGCCCTCAAGGCGATGAAGGACGACGCGATCCTCGTCAACTCCAGCCGGGGCGGCCTCATCGACACCGCCGCCCTGGTCACCGAAGTCCGCGCGGGCCGCTTCCTCGGCGTCGGACTCGACGTGTACGAGGCGGAGGCCGGGCTGTTCTTCCTCGACAAGTCCCTGGAGGGCATCGACGACGACACCCTCGCCCGGCTGGTGACCTTCCCCAACGTCATCGTCACCTCGCACCAGGCGTACTACACCGAGGACGCGGTGGGCCAGATCATCGACGCGACCGTCAAGAACGTCACCGACTACCTGGCCCGCCGCACCGGCGAGAACGTCCTCGTCCCGAGGGCGTGA